The Daucus carota subsp. sativus chromosome 7, DH1 v3.0, whole genome shotgun sequence genome window below encodes:
- the LOC108195720 gene encoding protein EMB-1 — protein MASQQEKKELDARARQGETVVPGGTGGKSLEAQQHLAEGRSKGGQTRKEQLGGEGYHEMGRKGGLSNNDMSGGERAEQEGIDIDESKFRTKK, from the exons ATGGCGAGTCAACAAGAGAAGAAGGAGCTGGATGCTAGGGCGAGGCAAGGAGAGACCGTGGTTCCTGGCGGGACTGGTGGGAAGAGTCTTGAAGCCCAGCAGCACCTTGCTGAAG GGAGGAGCAAAGGAGGGCAGACGAGGAAGGAGCAGCTGGGAGGGGAAGGGTACCATGAGATGGGACGCAAGGGTGGGCTGAGCAACAACGATATGTCTGGCGGTGAGCGCGCTGAGCAGGAAGGCATTGACATCGATGAGTCCAAGTTCAGGACCAAAAAGTGA
- the LOC108195343 gene encoding probable pectinesterase/pectinesterase inhibitor 47 — protein MSQLLKSSLAFIFIVLLPVLLQLILITQAQLTPPPPPQAQTQAPPTSPPPPQQAQTQVPTPPPPPPPQAQTQAPPPPPAGQTQAPSIACKTSVYPKLCRSLLSAFRNAPSNPTGYGKFTVKQSLKQAKRLSKTINRYLKKSKQKIELGHEERNAIQDCGQLFELTVDYLETITLELKKAESLTDGLIGKIETLLSGVMTNQDTCYDGLVDSGSNLAAALKEPISDATVLYSVSLGLVTRAIGRDRKRGPRKGNVWPGQGFPTNITLSKLKKYLREYAKGGPGRRLGDEESGIVVDDIVVVDPEGYGNFTTIQAAVDSAPMNSKPEDGYFIIYAVKGVYEEYVVVPKQKKNVMLLGVGINRTIITGNHSVVDGWSTFNSATFAVMGERFVAIDVTFRNTAGPEKHQAVAVRNNADLSTFYRCSFEGYQDTLYVHSLRQFYRECDIYGTVDFIFGNSASVFQNCNIYARKPMPNQKNAITAQGRSDPNQKTGISIHNCTIQAAPDLAEDTNGTTKNYLGRPWKEYSRTVYMQSFIGDLISPDGWLEWNGTVGLDTLYYGEYRNHGPGSNTSSRVQWPGYGRLTATQAWNFTVFNLTLGDTWLPLTTIPFVEGLLNDVD, from the exons ATGTCGCAGCTGCTAAAAAGCTCCTTAGCTTTCATCTTCATCGTTCTTCTTCCTGTATTGTTACAACTCATACTCATCACTCAAGCCCAACTAACACCACCCCCACCACCCCAAGCACAAACTCAAGCCCCACCaacatcaccaccaccaccacagcAAGCACAGACTCAAGTTCCAACACCAccaccgccgccgccgccgcaaGCACAGACTCAAgccccaccaccaccaccagcagGACAAACTCAAGCCCCTTCAATTGCCTGCAAAACCTCCGTTTACCCCAAACTATGCCGCTCACTCCTATCCGCATTTCGCAACGCCCCCTCAAACCCTACCGGCTACGGCAAATTCACAGTCAAACAAAGCCTCAAACAAGCTAAAAGGCTCTCGAAAACCATCAACCGCTACTTGAAAAAATCCAAGCAAAAGATCGAACTGGGCCACGAGGAGCGAAATGCAATCCAGGATTGTGGGCAACTCTTCGAGCTTACGGTGGATTACTTGGAGACCATCACCCTGGAGCTCAAGAAGGCCGAGTCACTCACCGACGGACTTATCGGTAAAATCGAGACGTTGTTGAGCGGGGTGATGACGAATCAGGACACGTGCTACGATGGGCTGGTGGATAGCGGGAGTAACTTGGCAGCCGCTTTGAAAGAGCCCATCTCGGATGCCACCGTACTGTACAGCGTTTCACTAGGGTTGGTGACACGTGCCATCGGACGTGATCGGAAGCGTGGGCCTCGGAAGGGGAATGTGTGGCCGGGACAAGGCTTCCCCACCAACATTACCTTGTCGAAACTGAAAAAG TACCTGCGTGAATATGCAAAGGGAGGTCCCGGGCGCAGGTTGGGCGACGAAGAAAGCGGCATCGTGGTTGATGACATCGTGGTCGTCGACCCAGAAGGATATGGCAACTTCACAACCATACAGGCTGCTGTTGATTCTGCACCAATGAACTCGAAGCCCGAAGATGGCTACTTCATTATTTATGCTGTCAAAGGAGTTTACGAGGAATATGTCGTTGTACCTAAACAGAAGAAGAATGTAATGTTGCTCGGCGTCGGAATTAACCGCACCATCATCACCGGAAATCACAGCGTTGTCGATGGATGGTCCACCTTCAATTCTGCCACATTCG CTGTGATGGGGGAGAGATTTGTTGCGATAGACGTGACGTTCAGGAACACGGCCGGACCCGAAAAGCATCAGGCGGTCGCGGTGCGAAACAACGCCGACCTCTCCACCTTCTACAGGTGCAGTTTCGAAGGCTACCAAGACACTCTCTACGTCCATTCTCTTCGCCAATTCTACAGAGAATGCGACATCTACGGAACCGTAGATTTCATCTTCGGCAACTCCGCTTCCGTCTTCCAGAACTGCAACATCTACGCCCGCAAGCCCATGCCTAACCAGAAGAACGCGATCACCGCTCAAGGCCGGTCCGACCCGAACCAGAAGACCGGGATTTCAATCCACAATTGCACCATCCAGGCCGCCCCGGACCTGGCCGAAGACACGAATGGCACGACCAAGAATTACTTGGGCAGGCCCTGGAAAGAGTATTCCAGGACCGTGTACATGCAATCGTTTATCGGGGACCTGATTTCTCCGGACGGGTGGCTGGAGTGGAACGGAACAGTGGGATTGGACACGTTGTATTACGGTGAGTACAGGAACCACGGGCCGGGGTCGAACACGAGCAGCAGAGTTCAGTGGCCTGGGTATGGGAGATTGACGGCCACTCAGGCTTGGAACTTCACTGTTTTTAATCTCACGTTGGGAGACACTTGGCTGCCCTTGACTACTATACCCTTTGTGGAAGGGTTGCTCAACGACGTTGATTAG